The Zalophus californianus isolate mZalCal1 chromosome 6, mZalCal1.pri.v2, whole genome shotgun sequence DNA window CAATCTCTCAACGAGCTTTGTTGCTGGAGGTTGCTGCTCCTCCGATCTCAGGAAAGTCTGGCCCAGGCACTCTACTCACTTGGAAGGCGGAAGCGAAGGTGGTACCTAAGCAAGGCACGGGCCACTCAGAGGCAGCCTGGGGCCGCCACTCACCTCGGGGAGGAGGAGCGGGCTGCCGTACCCACCCAGGTGGGGAGGAAACGCGAGCCTTGCGCCGGCCAGGTGAGGAAACCAGCGCCCGCCCCGCTCACCTCCCAAGAGGCGGGGCGCCGCTGCCGATTACCAGCAGGGGCGGAGCCGGCCCCGCTCACCTGGGCAGAGGCGGAACTGAGGGGGTCAGGTCACTGTACGGAGACCTGTGCTGGGGGCCGGAGGCGGGGCCAGCCCCCAAACTCACCTGAGCCAGCGGAAAGCTGAGCCGGGAGCAGCCCCCGGCTGGCCTCTTGTGAGTGCCACTCCGCCCGTCCCCCGTCCGACCCGGCGCGGCCGCCATGACCTGGAGCGCCACAGCCCGGGGCGCCCACCAGCCCGACAACACGGCGTTCACGCAGCAGCGCCTTCCCGCCTGGCAGCCGCTGCTGTCGGCCAGCATCGCGCTGCCGCTCTTCTTCTGCGCCGGCCTGGCCTTCAtcggcctgggcctgggcctctTCTACTCCTCCAACGGTATCAAGGAGCTCGAGTACGACTACACGGGCAACCCGGGCACCGGCAACTGCTCGGCGTGCGCCCTGGCCGACCGGGACCGCGCGCCGCCGCTCCGCTGCTCGTGCTCCTGGTACTTCTCGCTGCCAGAGCTCTTCCCGGGCCCCGTGTACCTCTACTACGAGCTGACCAACTTCTACCAGAACAACCGGCGCTACAGCGTGTCCCGCGACGACACGCAGCTGAGCGGGCTGCCGAGCGCGCTGCGCCACCCGGCCAACGAGTGCGCCCCCTACCAGCGCCGCGCCTCCGGCCTGCCCATCGCGCCCTGCGGCGCCATCGCCAACAGCCTCTTCAACGACTCCTTTTCGCTGTGGCACCAGCGCCAGCCCGGAGGGCCGTACGTCGAGGTGCCGCTCGACCGCACCGGCATCGCCTGGTGGACCGACTGCCACGTCAAGTTCCGCAACCCGCCGCTGGTGAACGGCAGCCTGGCGCTGGCCTTCCGAGGCACCGCGCCGCCGCCCAACTGGCCCCGGCCGGTCTACGAGCTGAGCCCCGACCCGAACAACACCGGCTTCATCAACCAGGACTTCGTGGTGTGGATGCGCACGGCGGCGCTGCCCACGTTCCGCAAGCTGTACGCGCGCATCCGCCAGGGCAACTACTCGACCGGCCTGCCGCGCGGCGCCTACCTCGTCAACATCACCTACAACTACCCGGTGCGCGCCTTCGGCGGCCACAAGCTCATCGTCTTCAGCAACATCTCGTGGATGGGCGGCAAGAACCCCTTCCTAGGCATCGCCTACCTGGTCGTCGGCTCGCTCTGCATCCTCATGGGCTTTGTCATGCTGGTCGTCTACATTCGCTACCAGGACCAGAACGACGAGGACGAGGACGAGGAGTGATTCCTGCTTTTCAAAGTAGCCTTCCGGCTATTTGCCAGAACTCGCCTGCAAGCTTTTTAGGCTTCTTCTCCATCAATTCCAATTCCAGTTTCAGCCTTGCCTCACTTTTCCGCCTGTTGTGATGCCTGGACCAGACGGAAGAATTACACCCAACTGGGGGCTACCAGAGTCTTGCTGGGGTGTTTGGACTGCAGAATGAGACATCCTTGTACATTCTCCCCATCTTCACGATTTACCGAGTTGACATGTTAGGTTCTTCAAGTCCGCAGCATTTGAGTGTGGAAGAGACAGTAGAGATTCCTGTTCAACTTTTATCTGATGAAGAGACAGACCTAGGGACGTTAAATAACTCATTCAAGGTCACGCAGCTATTCACTGGCTCCTGACTGTGACTCTAACTTTTATCGCGACAACACCCTGGTTTTcttgaggggcaggggagggggtgttgagggagagaatgaagccCATAAATAACTTGCAGAGGTGtagaggggtgggagagagtatacttgtttaaaaatgtgGACAGATTGGAGACACCAGACCCATTTCTGACACACTAAGGCTGGAGTGAGACCCCGGAAGCTGTGTTTTAACAAGATTGTCTGGAGATTTCCTCCTGTATTCCTTCAGATTCACCGTCCTGAACCAGGGAGCAAGTAGAACACTGTATGTTTCCCTGTTTCCTCATGTGTCTGAGGTTGGGCCTGAAGCAGTGACCTGCATCCAGCTTTTCAGGTAGTCATTTGTTCCCAGGGGCAGTGACAGAGTCATAATATTGCATGTCTTGCCCAGCATCCTGCCTTCAACATAGAAAGCTCTCCATAATTTgtggaatgggggggggggcacttgcTATCTCTAGAAATCTAGCATACTGATTTGCAGGACAGGGTTTGTATCAATGCACTTAATATTGGAGggttaaagtgaaaaaaaagtttgccaagtACTGTATAGAAACTTGAAAATGCCAGGTCACTTTGCACAGCTTGGAGTGAGTGTTTTAACTTCAGAATCAGATAGATGGAAGGGGTCTTAGAGGGGAAAATGATTTCCCTGAAGTCATATCTGTGTCTCCTGACTCCTGACTCAGCCCTCTTTGtcatctaaattattttttatgcttaGAGAAAAAAGTTTTCCTTCATACATACATTTTTCCCTGGAGTCTAAGAGAAAACTTTTTAATCTATGTTCTCAAATGAAGCATGCttatttctagtaattgttttaaatgaatgCTAAGGAATATAGTCATATATGTTATCTAGAATCTTaagaattatttgaaaacttCAAGATAATCTTAAAGTCTGACTACTCTAAAATTAGCCTACTGTATATAAAGTTATTCTAagcaatagatttttttattcgtttcagaggttgaatttggtgattcatcagttgcatataacacccagtgctcattccatcaagtgccctccttaatgcccatcacccagttaccccatcccccacccctcccctccagcagccctcagtttgtttcctagagttcagtatctcttatagtttgcctccctctcagttttcgtcttattttatttttccttccttcccctacgttcatctgttttgtttcttaaattccacgtatgaatgaaatcatatggtatttgtctttctctgactgacttattcctaagcaatagattttttaaaaatcacctttttatggcaaaataaaaacaaaaaatccttagTGATATCATCTTAACCAGTTTATTTCCTGAAAGTAAACAATTATTTGGTATTCGGTCCGAATCGTCCAGGACCTGCTCTCTTTTATAGCTGCTCTCCAGTTACTACTGTTTTTGCTCATGCCCGTAAGGTAGTACAAGACTTTGACGTATTTTTTTTAGTAGCCAAAGAATATTGAATTGTATTGAATAATTTACATTAATGTTATTATACTctattctagttctttgaaaattaataattgaTGGACAGCATGCATGTTCACTGCCATCTGTCTCCAACCTTCTGGAGTAGTTGTGCGTTAATATTCCGCCCCACTATTTTACataaaccaaaaaatattttggtcATTCTAGTGTGTTGGCTTCCCAGTTCCTGAGTGTGACACAATTTTGTCAGATTGCGTGTTGTGATTTTAGGCTATGAAAATCTGATTATATGTATATaggatcatttttatttattatgaatgTTTGATCAAGCAGCTCACTAGCCTAGCTTTCTTTATGTTGGTTAAGAGAATTGACTACTTTTTTATTGTGTGGCTGGGAGCAACCATGTATTTTGCtatcatttttacaatatttggtCCATTGCTATAAAAGTTTTAATGAGACTACAAAATTTAAGGTATTCTGATTAAATCAGTGAATGTGGTTCCAGGCCCTATTCTCTGGGCTTTTGAAAGAGAATAAAGGTTATATTTGCCTTACCTTTGTTATCATGTTTGCTTAATTCTTTTGAACTATGATCTTAAAGGCACAAATGGTACCAACCACTTTGTTCATTTGCTATTAGCAGGTTTTTATTGCAGCAAGAAAATCATCTTTCAAAATAAGGCTCAGAGTGAACTCAGTCTTTTCAGTGTTAACTTCCCAAAACAGAACTTGAACTTACATGAACATCGTCAATGTAATATGAATTAGATGATCTTCAGCTATTACTTGAATTTGGTAAAATGTGATCAATTTAATAAAGAgtatgaaaatttatttaaaaatgtgattatagCAGTCTTCTCCATTTCTACATTTTACTCAAATTCTAAATTGCAAttatttgttgggttttttggaCTACAAAGCCTCAAAAAgtttacaaacaaaaatataaagcatttacCTGTGATGATCCCTGTGCTGTAGCATTTTGTTTGATATCTCAGGATTCCAGCTGCGCTTAAATTTTCATGTTGCCTAGTAAATGCCCCTAGCTAGAGCTGTGTCTTCTGGAATGAGACAGAAAAGATTGAACCTCAACAACTGGACTGGAAATGTGCTTTGATCTACCTTGTAAACTAAAccacaaacaaaagagaaataaaggtgGTCGGTGGGAAACTCCCAAAACAATAACATAACAAGAAAAGACTCCAGGTATCTCCAGGATCAAATCAACTAAACAAACAATTTACTAACTATGCAATCATTAAAAATCAGAGACAGAATAATAGTCTGGGATTTCTGTTAGTAACAAACACATCTTCGCAATGTACAACCACAACCCTTTCTGCTTCACTTTAAATCTGGTCCTCTCTTCTTGTCTTTGAAGATCTCAACAACCTTGAGCAAGTTCTCTAAGTTATTGGTAGAGCTGCAATGTAATCAATTCCTTATATGCTCTTGGATATAAGTGATCACTGACTATAATAATAGTAAATTCCCTAttttttcaggcttttttttttttgcatctcagatatttttcttctgtagCTAAAACATAGCTGACTGATTTTTAGATGGCAAAGTAAAAACCTTCAACTCTTTTCTCCCAGTGGAATTTCTCTTAATTCCCCTCCAACAAAAacagtagtttttaaaatgtcattaagaagGCCTTAACGAATCTCACTGAAAAATACACTACCTTCCCGAAGAGATCTTACATGAGAGCAGCACTTTGTATAAAGAATTTGcaaaacctggggcgcctgggtggctcagccattaagcatctgccttcggctcaggtcatgatcccagggtcctgggatcgagccccgcatcaggctccttgctcagaggggagcctgctccctctccctctgcctgccgctctgcctacttgtgtgctctctctcactctctgtaaataaatacaatcttaaaaaaaagagagagattaaaaaaaagaatttgcaaaacTTGCTAACAGCGTTGACTCTATGTATACAGCCATCCTGCATCATTGCCCTGATAAGACTAACAACATGTATTCAGGAAAAAACCTCTTCCCCACTGGTTTGCCACCTGGCGCTATGATTCCCACCATGTAGATGAAGTCAGTGCAGCAGGCTGCATTCCTTATGGCATGTACTTGGCTGAGCAGCTCATCATAGAGGAGAATCTTGGAGGTGATGAAACCCAGCAGAGACTATTTGTGGACgcagagagacaggagagggggAATAAGAGGGAAAGATGAGGTTTAGAGCCTGAGGCATTTTTCTGAGCCAGCAAGGTGTCCAGAAGATAGGGAGGGGGCTGGCAGCAAAGGGAGCCCATCACAGAAGGCAGAGCTTACCAGCGGGCTCATGAGTCACAAGGCCTTTGAGAAATTCAGTAAGCCATGGCTCACCTCCTTCTGAACCCTTCAGCTTGTCTTTTTGATCAGTTTGAGTgtgatttatctttttccttaGAAGTGAAAGGTATTACTGTCAAGAACATTTGTTAATAGCCTTGCCCTCCACATTGAGCTCTTAACTAACTTCCCATTAGAGTGGCTGAAACTTTACATTACTGATGAAAACTGTAAATGATGTGTCATTAATAATGATACTTTGTTCTTCTAAAAGGCCTTTGTTCTGAAAGTCCAAGGTGCTTAACACTATGTGGTCTCATGCATCTTACCCACCAAAAGGCATGCGCTTTTAGAAAGTCATCAAGACTGACGAGGAggaaatatattcctttttcatattcctttctattttgctttttttttttcagaactctCTAAAAGTAAGTAGTATTCTAAAACAAAAGCATAAGTCCTGGATGTGGCAGTGATAGTCATTTAAATGGGCCACTTGAGTGTTTTCCAAGGAAGACTTAATTCTTGTAATGATTTTAATAGGTAAAAGACAGTTCCCGTTTGTgttaaagaatacaaaatgggAGAAGCAACACTTCCTGTTCATCATGATCGaatgtaaaatacttttttttaaaagattttatttattcatttgtgagagagacagagagagaacaagcaggcggagacgcagggggagagggaaagcagactccccgctgagcaaggagcccgatgcaggactcgatcccaggacactgggatcatgacctgagcagaaggcagacgcttaaccatctgagccacccaggcgcccataaaatactttttattcttttcccaaaAGGCTTTAGACTTATGTTACATtaacataatttgcaaataattgAATTATGCTATTTCTCAAATTTTACTTAAAGGGGCAAATTAGCTCATACATTCActtccaaaatctttaaaacaatattgAACATCACACAGATAGATGGCATTGAACCCTGCCTTTTATCCAAGCTCACATTTCCAAGGGCCTATGGGACACACCTAAATGTCTTATTGGTAGCATGAGCTCCTCATGGTCAGCGCTAACTCACTGGCCTCTTCTCCAAGCCCACTCTTCCAAAAACAGTCCTGGTTGCTGAAAAtgactcctttctctctctctctctcaatcaccCAAACCAAAACTCTGAACTGCTTCCTTGACTCCTCCCTGTTTCCTTTTACATCCAAATAGTTATCAGATCCTGTTGCTTCTATATCCCCAATGCACTTTCAATCAGATCTCTGTCACTGCTCTGGCCCAagtctttgttatttctcatctGGAAGTTGGAGGAGCCTGCTAATTGGGGTCCAGTTTATTCTCCACATCTCAGCCACAGCGAGCTAGCCAAAACATAAATCTCATCCCGTTCCCCTCAGCTTAAAAATCTCTCATGTCTATGCACAGTctccggggcgggggagggggggaagtcTCAATTCTTTAGCACGGTCTACAAGGCCTTCATGGTTGGCCTCATTCTAAATCTTTATCCCTTTTTCCTCAAGGCCCCACTAAATTCCAGGCATATTGAATGATTCTAAGAGTCCTAAACCCAATATCCCCCAT harbors:
- the TMEM30B gene encoding cell cycle control protein 50B; protein product: MTWSATARGAHQPDNTAFTQQRLPAWQPLLSASIALPLFFCAGLAFIGLGLGLFYSSNGIKELEYDYTGNPGTGNCSACALADRDRAPPLRCSCSWYFSLPELFPGPVYLYYELTNFYQNNRRYSVSRDDTQLSGLPSALRHPANECAPYQRRASGLPIAPCGAIANSLFNDSFSLWHQRQPGGPYVEVPLDRTGIAWWTDCHVKFRNPPLVNGSLALAFRGTAPPPNWPRPVYELSPDPNNTGFINQDFVVWMRTAALPTFRKLYARIRQGNYSTGLPRGAYLVNITYNYPVRAFGGHKLIVFSNISWMGGKNPFLGIAYLVVGSLCILMGFVMLVVYIRYQDQNDEDEDEE